TGACCACCTGACCACCTGACCACCTGACCACCTGACCACCTGACCACCTGACCACCTGACCACCTGACCACCTGACCACCTGACCACCTGACCACTTTGCAAAAAAGTTCCATGCAAAAGCAATAAACCTTATTACTTAAGACATAGAACTTTCCTATTTTTATGCTTGTTCAATTATTTCTATTGCATAGCCATCTGGATCTTTGACGAAGTAGAGTTTTAATCCTGAATCGTCAAGGCTCTTTGGCTCGGATACTGAATATCCTGCGCTTCTATGTGCTTGGTATGATTTTTGCAAATCGTCTACGTAAAAAGCTACGTGACTGTATCCATTCCCAAGTTCATAAGGCCCGTTTTGATCGTAATTATAAGTCAGTTCAATTTCATGACCGCTAATTTCATCAGCCATATAAACGAGTGTAAATCTTTTGTCAGGATAATCCACTCTCTTAGCCTCTTTTAAGCCTAATGCTTTATTGTAGAATTCTATTGATTTATCTAAGTCAAAAACTCTAATACATGTGTGAACAAGTTCGTATTCCATGTTTTAATTCCTCTCTTTATCAAAAG
The DNA window shown above is from Alkalibaculum bacchi and carries:
- a CDS encoding VOC family protein, which codes for MEYELVHTCIRVFDLDKSIEFYNKALGLKEAKRVDYPDKRFTLVYMADEISGHEIELTYNYDQNGPYELGNGYSHVAFYVDDLQKSYQAHRSAGYSVSEPKSLDDSGLKLYFVKDPDGYAIEIIEQA